A genomic window from Glycine soja cultivar W05 chromosome 10, ASM419377v2, whole genome shotgun sequence includes:
- the LOC114369281 gene encoding early light-induced protein, chloroplastic-like codes for MAASSYAMQSILANPMIRISSGSRENHFGVPAYHRRRNVGLRVRSMAEEEQPSQPATPVTPPPAEPKPQPVSTPSPKVSTKFSDVLAFSGPAPERINGRLAMIGFVGAMAVEVAKGQGVFEQISNGGIPWFLGTSVVLTLASLIPLFQGISVESKSKGFMSSDAELWNGRFAMLGLVALAFTEYVKGGTLV; via the exons ATGGCTGCCTCATCTTATGCTATGCAATCAATCCTTGCAAACCCTATGATCCGCATTTCCAGCGGGTCTAGGGAGAACCATTTTGGTGTTCCTGCTTATCACAGGAGAAGGAATGTTGGCCTGAGAGTTAGGTCCATGGCTGAG GAAGAGCAACCAAGTCAGCCTGCGACCCCAGTTACACCACCACCAGCAGAACCCAAACCACAGCCAGTCTCTACTCCTTCACCAAAG GTGAGCACCAAGTTTTCTGATGTGTTGGCGTTCAGTGGGCCAGCACCTGAGAGGATCAATGGAAGGTTGGCCATGATTGGGTTTGTGGGTGCAATGGCAGTGGAAGTAGCCAAAGGGCAAGGTGTGTTTGAACAAATATCCAATGGTGGTATCCCATGGTTCTTGGGAACAAGTGTGGTCCTTACCCTTGCTTCCTTGATTCCACTCTTCCAAGGGATCAGCGTGGAGTCTAAGTCCAAAGGGTTCATGTCCTCAGATGCAGAACTGTGGAATGGGAGATTTGCTATGTTGGGTTTGGTTGCTCTGGCTTTTACTGAGTATGTTAAGGGTGGTACCTTGGTGTAA